The Sphingopyxis sp. CCNWLW2 genome contains the following window.
AGATATCGAGGAAATTGTCGATATCGATGCCGGTGCGGTTCACCGCGCGGGTGATGCGGCCGATGTCGGGAACGGTGAAGCCCTCGGCATAGCTTGCATAGGCACGGATGCCGTCCCACGGTTCGACGATCACGCCGCCGTTGATCAGCAAATCCTCGAACTTCGGTTTGCCGCCGGCGACGTCGACGCCGCCATAGCTTGCGAGGCCGCACGGCACGGGCTGCGTGGCGGGCGGCGCGGGGCAGGCGACGAAGGTGGTCGACGCGAGCGTGCGATAATCGTCGATCTTGATCTTCACATTTTCCCAGCGGACCCCGCCTGCGAGGCGCACAACGCCGTCGAACAGTTTCAGGTTCGCCTGCCCGAAGGGGGCAAGGCTGCGGAAATCGCTCGGCGGCACCCAGCGGCGGCCAGTCGCGATCAGCGCCTGTTCGGTCTTGTCGACCAGCGCGTCGAACCCGATCGTCAGCGTCAGATCCTCGAAGCCGGGGACCGCGCGTTCGTAGCTGAACTTGGCGCCGAGCTTGCGGCTGCGGTTCTGCGACTGGTCGAACAGCGTGCCGACGGGGGCGATCGCCGGATCCTGGAAAGTCGCCTGCGTGACGATTTCGCCGCCGAAGGTGTCGCGGCTGCGGTTGAAGAAGATCTGGCTGACGAAATTGCCGCCGCCAAGGTCGGTGTCGGTCAGCGACAGCGCGACGCTTTCGGTGCGACTCTGCGCCGACTTGCCCGGCGGGTTGCCGCGCACCGCGCTGGTGGGCAAGCCGAGCGTGCGGTTGCCGGCGACCGCGACATAGTCGCCGTCGCCCTTCAGCTCGTAGCGGCTGGCGATCAGGTCGAGGCGAGCGCTCGGCGACAGTTCATAGCCGAGGCGTGCGAAGAAATTCGTCGCCTTGCTGTCCTGCGTTTCGCCCTGCGTCAGGTTGAGTCCGATCGGGCGGCCCTTCGCGTCGGAAAAGACGCCGCGGATTTCATAAGTTGCGCCGAGCGACGCGTCGAACGCGCCCGCCTTGTACTGGAAGAGGCCGCCGGCCTTGCCGCCCATCCCGGCCTTCGAAAAATCATTGTCGGCGGTGCCCTGCAGCAGGACGCGGCCCGAAATCCCCTCTTCGGTCGGCGCGCCGACGGTGACCTGGTTGACGATGCCGCCGGTGCCGCCGATTCCCTGCAAGGCGTTCGACCCGAAGATCAGCTCGACGCGGTCGACGAAAAAGCCGTCGATCGTGAAACCGTCGCGGCTGCCGTCGCGCATCGGGGTCGATTGCGGGATGCCGTTGATCGCATAGAGCGGCGAGCGCCCGCGCAAGGATTCGCCCGAGCCCGAAAGCTTCTGGCGCGTCGGGGAGAAGCTGGGGGTCAGGGTCGCGACCGCGTCGGTGACCGATCCCGAAATCGCGATCTGCTGATCGAGCGCATCCTTGTCGATGATGTCGATTGTCAGCGGCAGCGCGCTCGGCGGCAGGATGGTGCGCGCCGCGGTGACGACGATTGTCTCGCCGGCCGCGCTGTCCGCATCGACGGGGGCGGTGTCCTGTGCGAAGGCGGGCGACGACATCGAGGTGCCCAACAAGGCGGCGGCGGCAATTTTGCGAATCATTCTCAACTCCTGTTCGCAGGCGCCGCTAATGAGAGCAATTCGCATAAGCAAGGAAAAAGCCGCGATGCAGCGACCATTTTTTCATTTCGCCCGGGTTCGTGGAAAAATCGCCACAGTGCCGAAAAGCGCGCTATCAGATTGCCAATGCGGGAAAAGGAACTGCGCTTCGCCCTGATTTGCTACGGCGGCATCAGCCTCGCCGTCTATATGCATGGCATCACGAAAGAAGTCTGGCGGCTTGCGGCGGCGTCGCGCGCCTTTCACGACGGCGCGCCGCTGAGCGGGGCGGGCAAAGTCTATGGCGAGCTGCTCGCGGGAATCGCGGCGCGCAGCAACGTACAGCTTCGTGTGCTTGCCGACATCGTCGCGGGCGCCAGCGCGGGGGGCATCAACGGCATCTTCCTCGCGCGCGCGCTGGCGACGGGGCAGTCGCTCGACCCGCTGACCGGCCTGTGGCTCGACGGCGCCGATGTCGACAAGTTGATCGACCCCGATGCACGGCCGCTGTCGGCGGCGACCAAATTCTGGGCGGTGCCGATCGCCGGCTGGATGATGAAAAAGCGCGGTAACGCGATCGACCGCACCGTCGGCGAAGGCGCGCAGGACGAGGTGCGCGTCAAGCTCTCGCGCTTCGTCCGCGCGCGCTGGTTCGAACCGCCCTTCGGCGGCGAAACCTTCACGAACCTGCTGTTCGATGCGTTCGACGCGATGGATGCGGGGCCGCGCGGGCCGGTGCTGGTGCCGGACGGACAGCCGGTCGACCTGTTCGTCTCGGTCACCGATTTTGCGGGGCACAGCGTGCCGCTCGCGCTCAACAGCCCGGCGCGCGTGACCGAGGACGAGCATCGGTTGATGCTGCATTTTCGCGCGGACAGCCGTCTCGGCAAGCGGCTCGACGATGTTCCGGGACTGACCGCGGCGGCGCGCGCGACGGCGAGTTTTCCCGGTGCCTTTCCGCCCTTCACCTTGCGCGAACTCGACCGCGTGCTCGAAAAGCGCCAGATCGCATGGCCGGGCCGCGAGGCTTTCATCCATGCGCAGCTTCCGGCGGGCGGCGAAGGCGATCCCGCCGATCGCGTGTTGATCGACGGCTCGGTGCTCGCGAATGCGCCCTTCCGGCCCGCGATCGCGGCGCTGAAACAGCGTCCGGCGCGGCGCGAGATCGACCGCCGTTTCGTCTATATCGACCCCAAGCCCGATTATCGCTCGATCAGCTTCGGCAAGCCGGGCGAACAGGTGGCGGGCGAGGGAG
Protein-coding sequences here:
- a CDS encoding TonB-dependent receptor, whose protein sequence is MIRKIAAAALLGTSMSSPAFAQDTAPVDADSAAGETIVVTAARTILPPSALPLTIDIIDKDALDQQIAISGSVTDAVATLTPSFSPTRQKLSGSGESLRGRSPLYAINGIPQSTPMRDGSRDGFTIDGFFVDRVELIFGSNALQGIGGTGGIVNQVTVGAPTEEGISGRVLLQGTADNDFSKAGMGGKAGGLFQYKAGAFDASLGATYEIRGVFSDAKGRPIGLNLTQGETQDSKATNFFARLGYELSPSARLDLIASRYELKGDGDYVAVAGNRTLGLPTSAVRGNPPGKSAQSRTESVALSLTDTDLGGGNFVSQIFFNRSRDTFGGEIVTQATFQDPAIAPVGTLFDQSQNRSRKLGAKFSYERAVPGFEDLTLTIGFDALVDKTEQALIATGRRWVPPSDFRSLAPFGQANLKLFDGVVRLAGGVRWENVKIKIDDYRTLASTTFVACPAPPATQPVPCGLASYGGVDVAGGKPKFEDLLINGGVIVEPWDGIRAYASYAEGFTVPDIGRITRAVNRTGIDIDNFLDISPVVSNNREIGFEVKRGPVDASAAYFWSSSDKGQLLVTGADRNFDVQRLRVEIQGLEVNLGVQTPIDGLKLNVGYAHLIGRFDSDAVPDGKVDSDLDGVNISPDRVNLAASYNSGPFSARIQTQVYLKRRFDGKARAADDARGSPLKLRDNDFGGYTLTDAYVRYQTGFGGISLSAQNLFNKQYIDYSSDTRLPSDQLSYFAGRGRTFTLGWDYRF